The genomic window CCATCCAGGGAATTTCAACCCGAAACAGTCAACATAGAAGACCTTGTTCCCCAAGATCACTTGCTTAGAAAAATCAATGAAACCATCGACTTTTCGTTTATCGCGGAAAAATGCCGCCCCTTGTATTGTCAAGATAATGGGCGTCCTTGCATCGATCCGGTCATGCTGTTCAAAATGCTTTTGATCGGTTATTTGTACGGAATTCGTTCGGAAAGACGCCTCATTGAGGAAATCCGGGTCAACAT from Planifilum fulgidum includes these protein-coding regions:
- a CDS encoding transposase — encoded protein: MFRTNPSREFQPETVNIEDLVPQDHLLRKINETIDFSFIAEKCRPLYCQDNGRPCIDPVMLFKMLLIGYLYGIRSERRLIEEIRVN